Proteins from one Hydrogenivirga caldilitoris genomic window:
- a CDS encoding GGDEF domain-containing protein produces the protein MEGQKIAIFLNNKKNEQLLQDYLSDKYEILTAVNLESLEEVDLIIVDGVRLKEYRERIEELKKGEEPVFLPVLLVTTKKDIKLYKNELFRIVDEVITIPIERLELLARLYNLLRVRTLTLILEQESIADPLTGLFNRRYMKEILEKEFMRAKRYNLPLSLLMIDIDFFKKINDTYGHTVGDQVLIEVSRRLLNSLRQIDSASRWGGEEFLVVLPNTGRRGAIAVGERIREEVAKEPVVTDKGDKIWATVSVGVASLEGSTDEYESLKPGDMIELADKALYRAKRSGRNRVLCLQD, from the coding sequence ATGGAAGGGCAGAAGATCGCTATCTTTCTAAATAACAAGAAGAACGAACAGCTACTCCAGGATTATCTGAGTGACAAGTATGAGATATTGACAGCCGTTAACCTTGAAAGTTTAGAGGAGGTTGACCTGATAATAGTGGACGGTGTGCGTTTGAAAGAATACAGGGAGAGGATTGAGGAGCTTAAAAAGGGTGAAGAGCCTGTTTTCTTGCCCGTTCTGCTTGTTACCACCAAGAAGGACATAAAACTTTACAAAAATGAGCTGTTCAGGATAGTTGATGAAGTCATAACGATACCTATAGAGAGACTGGAACTCCTCGCCAGGCTTTACAACCTCCTCAGGGTAAGGACTCTCACACTCATACTGGAACAAGAATCCATAGCTGACCCTTTGACTGGACTATTTAATAGAAGATATATGAAGGAAATATTAGAAAAGGAATTCATGAGAGCAAAAAGGTATAACCTGCCCCTTAGCCTGCTCATGATTGATATTGACTTTTTCAAGAAGATAAACGATACCTACGGACACACGGTTGGTGACCAGGTTCTGATTGAGGTAAGCAGGAGGCTACTAAACTCTCTTCGCCAAATAGATTCAGCATCAAGGTGGGGAGGGGAAGAGTTCTTAGTTGTACTTCCGAACACTGGAAGACGTGGAGCAATAGCTGTCGGAGAAAGGATAAGGGAAGAGGTTGCAAAGGAGCCAGTTGTAACAGACAAGGGAGACAAGATATGGGCAACTGTGAGCGTTGGTGTCGCAAGCCTTGAAGGTAGCACCGATGAGTATGAGTCCCTTAAGCCTGGGGATATGATAGAGCTGGCGGACAAAGCACTCTACAGGGCAAAGAGGTCAGGCAGAAACAGGGTATTATGTCTTCAAGACTGA
- the rpsU gene encoding 30S ribosomal protein S21 yields MAVVIVHEGEPADKVLRRFKRLVDQEQILTEVKRREFYEKPSELKKKRERARRKRILKALKKQQQLM; encoded by the coding sequence TTGGCGGTTGTTATAGTTCACGAAGGAGAGCCAGCCGATAAGGTGCTGAGAAGGTTCAAACGCCTCGTTGACCAAGAGCAGATACTTACCGAGGTAAAGAGAAGGGAGTTTTACGAAAAGCCGAGCGAGCTCAAGAAGAAGCGCGAGAGGGCAAGGAGAAAGAGGATACTAAAGGCTCTCAAAAAACAACAGCAGCTTATGTAA
- a CDS encoding proline--tRNA ligase → MRWSRYFLYTLKEEPAEAEAPSHRLLLKAGFIKQVSAGIYEILPAGWRVLRKIENVVRKEMDRSGAQELLLTVLNPAELWKETGRWETYGNELFRLKDRNGREYCLGPTHEEEITDLVRRTIHSYRQLPVILYQIQVKFRDEKRPRFGLIRGREFIMKDAYSFDTDEMSAMVSYETMKFAYDRIFRKLRLNVIMAEASVGQIGGKQSHEFIAFTDYGEAKVGYCENCGYAANAEIIPLSKPEPGEEEEEPLEKVHTPNVRTIEELANFLKVSPAKIMKAVLYIVDGKPVLVLIRGDREIDENKLEIVLGTENFRLAEDEEVKKLLGTEKGFIGIFNLPEGIRVLWDNSLYGVKNMVVALNEPDYHYVNANSGRDYEYGEFVDVAQVREGDPCPKCGNPLKVRTGLELGHIFLLGTRYSEPMKAYFADRDGSEKPIIMGCYGIGISRIMSAIVEQYHDDKGIKWPTPVAPFELEIICLNMSDQELVRVAEKLYIEAEEKGIEVIYDDREESAGFKFADADLVGFPYRIVVGKKVKEGKVEIQKRATGERWDVPIEEAVNKVKVMIEEDKK, encoded by the coding sequence ATGAGGTGGAGCAGATACTTTCTTTATACGCTTAAAGAGGAGCCGGCGGAGGCTGAGGCACCTTCCCACAGACTGCTCTTGAAGGCGGGCTTTATAAAGCAGGTCTCGGCGGGGATATACGAGATACTCCCCGCAGGCTGGAGAGTTCTAAGAAAGATAGAGAACGTTGTCAGGAAGGAGATGGACCGCTCCGGTGCTCAGGAGCTTCTCCTTACCGTCCTCAACCCGGCGGAGCTCTGGAAGGAAACGGGAAGGTGGGAGACCTACGGGAACGAGCTCTTCAGACTCAAGGACAGGAACGGGAGAGAGTACTGCCTCGGACCGACCCATGAGGAGGAGATAACGGACCTGGTAAGGAGAACGATCCACTCTTACAGGCAGCTTCCCGTCATACTCTACCAGATACAGGTCAAGTTCAGGGATGAGAAGAGACCGAGGTTTGGACTCATAAGGGGAAGGGAGTTCATAATGAAGGACGCCTACTCCTTTGATACCGACGAGATGTCGGCGATGGTCTCCTACGAGACCATGAAGTTCGCCTACGACAGGATATTCAGAAAGTTAAGGCTCAACGTGATAATGGCTGAGGCGAGCGTTGGGCAGATAGGCGGGAAGCAGTCCCACGAGTTCATAGCTTTCACAGACTACGGGGAGGCTAAGGTGGGCTACTGTGAGAACTGCGGGTACGCAGCCAACGCCGAGATAATTCCCTTATCCAAGCCCGAGCCCGGAGAGGAGGAAGAGGAACCCCTTGAGAAGGTTCACACTCCCAATGTGAGAACGATAGAGGAGCTGGCGAACTTCCTGAAAGTATCTCCCGCCAAGATAATGAAAGCAGTTCTCTATATTGTGGACGGGAAGCCCGTTCTCGTCCTTATAAGAGGCGACAGGGAGATAGACGAGAACAAGTTAGAGATTGTTCTCGGGACGGAGAACTTCAGGCTCGCTGAGGACGAGGAGGTCAAAAAGCTCTTAGGAACGGAGAAGGGATTTATAGGTATATTCAACCTTCCGGAAGGGATAAGGGTCCTCTGGGACAACTCCCTTTACGGGGTAAAGAACATGGTCGTTGCTTTGAATGAACCGGATTACCACTACGTGAATGCAAACTCCGGGAGGGACTACGAGTACGGGGAGTTCGTAGATGTTGCACAGGTGAGGGAAGGAGACCCCTGTCCGAAGTGCGGAAATCCTCTTAAGGTTAGAACGGGTCTGGAGCTTGGTCACATATTCCTCCTTGGAACGAGGTATTCCGAGCCCATGAAGGCTTACTTTGCTGACAGGGACGGGAGCGAGAAGCCGATAATTATGGGATGTTACGGAATAGGAATATCAAGGATAATGTCGGCGATAGTGGAGCAGTACCACGATGATAAGGGGATAAAGTGGCCCACTCCCGTAGCTCCCTTTGAGCTGGAAATAATATGCCTCAACATGTCGGATCAGGAGCTCGTTCGGGTTGCCGAGAAGCTCTACATAGAAGCTGAGGAGAAGGGGATAGAGGTGATATACGACGACAGGGAAGAGAGTGCAGGCTTTAAGTTCGCCGACGCTGATTTGGTAGGTTTCCCCTACAGGATAGTGGTAGGAAAGAAGGTTAAAGAGGGAAAGGTAGAAATACAGAAGAGAGCCACCGGGGAGAGGTGGGATGTTCCCATAGAGGAGGCGGTGAATAAAGTTAAGGTGATGATAGAGGAGGATAAGAAATGA
- a CDS encoding 7-carboxy-7-deazaguanine synthase QueE, translating into MLRDKVRATHTLSVNEIYETVQGEGLLVGTPSLFIRLQGCNLRCPWCDQPEALEFKRKPILIEELLKKLSTSKTRHVVITGGEPLAHSNVHILVKTLLGEGFSVQIETNGTLWNEGLEDVAERIHITCSPKAVANFFVHPKILMYAKELKFVVDEELSEESLLREEFKSFLEKGVVVLQPEGNKQTYISKALVIQDLLLERGFPVRVIPQIHKFLGIR; encoded by the coding sequence ATGTTACGAGATAAAGTTAGAGCAACCCACACTCTGAGCGTAAATGAGATATATGAGACCGTTCAGGGAGAAGGACTCCTCGTAGGTACGCCCTCCCTATTCATCAGACTTCAGGGGTGCAACCTCAGGTGTCCCTGGTGCGACCAGCCTGAAGCTCTGGAGTTCAAGAGGAAGCCTATTTTGATTGAGGAGCTTCTGAAAAAGCTTTCTACCTCCAAAACCAGGCACGTTGTGATAACAGGAGGAGAGCCTCTGGCACATTCAAACGTCCACATACTGGTAAAAACCCTACTCGGGGAAGGCTTTTCAGTCCAGATAGAGACAAACGGTACCCTCTGGAACGAAGGTCTTGAGGATGTGGCTGAGAGAATACACATAACCTGCTCGCCCAAGGCTGTAGCCAACTTCTTTGTCCATCCGAAGATACTCATGTACGCTAAAGAGCTAAAGTTCGTAGTTGATGAAGAGCTTTCTGAAGAGTCCCTCCTGAGGGAAGAGTTTAAGAGCTTTCTGGAGAAAGGGGTAGTGGTTCTTCAGCCTGAAGGCAACAAACAAACCTACATAAGTAAAGCCCTTGTGATTCAGGACCTTTTACTTGAGAGGGGTTTCCCTGTAAGGGTGATACCTCAGATACACAAGTTCTTAGGTATAAGGTGA
- the infB gene encoding translation initiation factor IF-2, giving the protein MEKKRVQDVAKELGLKPKKLIQFLEEWAPRDDEKRWSNFHILEDEQLEMIYQEFGKPKVKEATVAVEEEEVKKEAAPEEEEEIKVEEKPIEEVVAEVLGKELKEEKAKEELKPPRPERKPRVEKRRPVREFKRPPKAEEKPKEVPEPVEEKKEVKKPQAVEEEKKKEKLSKEEEQLLKKLQQQMEREKKKEEKRQKEKKEEEIKIVEIYEGITVRELADMLHVPANKVMEALLKKGILATINQAVPTEVAIEIAESFGFLAEAKKEEEEEVLIEEIPDRPEDLKPRPPIVVVMGHVDHGKTTLLDTIRKTNVAEKEKGGITQHIGASQVKLQDGRVITFLDTPGHEAFTSLRARGAQITDIAVLVVAADDGVMPQTVEAINHAKAFNVPIVVAVNKIDKPGADPMRVRRELSEHGLIPEEWGGDTVFVDVSAKTGQGVDQLLEMIGLVADILELKANPDKRAKGVIIETKLDRKKGPTATVIVQEGTLRVGDIFVAGITNGRVRAMFDDKGRQVKEAKPSTPVEVLGFEELPEAGDTLIVVDSEKKARDLALKLKTKREKEEKLAQGVRLEDIYKKIEAGEIKELRVIVKADTMGSLEALKKSLEDLSTEEVAVRIIHGAVGGITENDVMLAKASGAIIIGFNTRPDPKARELIEKEKVDVRMYGIIYQVIDDVKNALQGLLTPIEKEKVLGSAEVRATFKVKKVGTVAGCYVLDGKIVRGAKARLIRDGVVVYDGQIENLKRFKEDVQEVARGYECGIKLRDFNDIKVGDVIECYEIKLEQPTL; this is encoded by the coding sequence TTGGAAAAGAAGCGTGTTCAAGATGTCGCTAAGGAGCTTGGCTTAAAACCTAAGAAGCTCATTCAGTTCTTAGAGGAGTGGGCTCCGAGGGACGATGAAAAGAGATGGTCTAACTTTCATATCCTTGAAGATGAGCAGCTTGAAATGATCTATCAGGAGTTTGGAAAACCCAAGGTCAAGGAGGCTACAGTTGCTGTAGAAGAGGAAGAGGTCAAAAAGGAAGCTGCCCCCGAAGAGGAGGAAGAGATTAAGGTAGAGGAGAAACCTATAGAGGAGGTCGTAGCCGAAGTTTTAGGTAAGGAGTTAAAGGAGGAGAAGGCTAAAGAAGAGCTTAAACCGCCAAGACCCGAAAGAAAGCCACGGGTAGAAAAGAGAAGACCCGTAAGGGAGTTTAAGAGGCCCCCAAAAGCTGAGGAAAAGCCTAAAGAAGTTCCAGAGCCTGTTGAGGAAAAGAAAGAAGTTAAGAAACCTCAAGCTGTGGAAGAGGAAAAGAAGAAGGAGAAACTATCCAAGGAAGAGGAACAGCTCCTGAAAAAGCTCCAGCAGCAGATGGAGCGGGAAAAGAAAAAGGAGGAAAAGAGGCAGAAGGAGAAGAAGGAAGAGGAAATAAAGATAGTTGAGATATACGAAGGCATAACTGTCAGAGAACTTGCAGATATGCTCCACGTTCCGGCGAATAAGGTCATGGAAGCCCTCCTCAAGAAAGGTATCCTGGCAACAATAAATCAGGCTGTTCCAACTGAGGTAGCCATTGAGATAGCGGAGAGCTTCGGATTTCTTGCAGAAGCCAAGAAGGAGGAAGAGGAGGAAGTCCTCATAGAGGAGATACCAGACAGACCCGAAGACCTGAAACCCAGACCACCCATAGTTGTAGTTATGGGACACGTTGACCACGGAAAAACTACCCTCCTTGACACAATAAGGAAGACAAACGTTGCTGAGAAGGAAAAGGGAGGGATAACACAGCACATAGGAGCTTCTCAGGTTAAACTCCAGGACGGTAGAGTGATTACCTTCCTTGATACTCCGGGGCACGAAGCCTTCACAAGCCTGAGGGCGAGGGGTGCTCAGATTACGGATATAGCAGTGCTGGTTGTGGCTGCCGACGATGGGGTTATGCCCCAGACCGTAGAGGCTATAAACCATGCAAAAGCCTTCAACGTCCCAATAGTGGTGGCAGTAAACAAGATAGATAAGCCGGGAGCGGACCCCATGAGGGTCAGAAGAGAGCTCTCTGAACACGGGCTTATACCCGAAGAGTGGGGAGGAGATACGGTCTTTGTGGATGTTTCAGCCAAGACAGGACAGGGGGTTGACCAACTCCTTGAGATGATAGGTCTGGTCGCCGATATCCTGGAGCTCAAAGCCAATCCAGATAAAAGGGCAAAGGGGGTGATAATAGAGACCAAGCTGGACAGAAAAAAGGGTCCAACAGCCACAGTCATAGTTCAGGAGGGAACGCTCCGCGTCGGAGACATATTCGTTGCGGGAATAACAAACGGCAGGGTAAGGGCTATGTTTGATGATAAAGGTCGCCAGGTTAAGGAGGCAAAGCCCTCTACCCCCGTTGAGGTTCTGGGATTTGAAGAGCTCCCTGAGGCTGGTGATACCCTGATCGTTGTTGACAGTGAGAAGAAGGCAAGGGATCTCGCCTTAAAGCTAAAGACTAAGAGGGAAAAGGAAGAGAAGTTAGCCCAGGGGGTAAGGCTTGAGGATATTTACAAGAAGATAGAGGCTGGCGAGATTAAAGAGCTCAGGGTAATTGTGAAAGCGGACACCATGGGCTCCTTGGAAGCCCTTAAGAAGTCTCTGGAGGACCTTTCTACCGAAGAGGTGGCGGTGAGAATAATCCACGGAGCGGTAGGGGGCATTACAGAGAATGATGTTATGCTGGCAAAAGCTTCCGGTGCCATAATTATAGGCTTCAACACCAGACCAGACCCTAAAGCAAGGGAGCTAATTGAGAAAGAGAAGGTTGATGTGCGTATGTACGGGATAATTTACCAGGTTATAGACGATGTCAAGAACGCCCTGCAGGGATTACTTACACCTATAGAGAAGGAGAAGGTTCTCGGTTCCGCGGAGGTAAGGGCTACCTTTAAAGTAAAGAAGGTGGGAACGGTCGCAGGATGTTACGTCCTTGATGGAAAAATCGTGAGGGGTGCAAAGGCAAGGCTGATAAGGGATGGTGTCGTTGTTTACGATGGACAGATAGAAAACCTGAAGAGGTTCAAAGAGGATGTTCAGGAAGTTGCGCGAGGGTATGAATGCGGTATAAAACTGAGAGACTTCAACGATATAAAGGTAGGAGACGTCATAGAATGTTACGAGATAAAGTTAGAGCAACCCACACTCTGA
- a CDS encoding LysR family transcriptional regulator, whose translation MIDISKLKTFVTVADLGSFSKASEILYITQPAVTQQIKALEKTIGAKLFQRQGGKMCLTEEGKRIYEIAKLLLGSYEGLMEEIAKIKKDLKDSLFLGVSATPSEYIIPTLIAEFHREFPSATVKIFTGNSHDVEEGLISGVLNLGIIEREPSGKFVSVPWLEDEIVFFTYPQNPIADAGEIEPEDLYHIDLVMREMNSGTRKIVKETLEKLGIVFEKLNIKIEANNSRTILHIVKSGYGSSFLSKGLMIREIERGQVVPVKIKGFKVKRRFNIIYPKTSNITFLASNFVKFIMSKTQENIPEHV comes from the coding sequence ATGATTGATATATCCAAACTTAAGACTTTCGTCACCGTTGCCGACCTCGGAAGCTTCTCCAAAGCCTCTGAGATACTATACATAACCCAGCCGGCGGTAACCCAGCAGATAAAGGCTCTTGAAAAGACCATAGGAGCAAAGCTCTTCCAGAGGCAGGGAGGAAAGATGTGCCTTACTGAGGAGGGGAAGAGGATTTATGAGATAGCAAAGCTCCTGTTAGGTAGCTATGAAGGGCTTATGGAGGAGATAGCCAAGATAAAGAAAGACCTCAAAGATAGCCTTTTCCTTGGAGTTAGTGCAACGCCCAGTGAGTACATAATTCCAACCCTAATAGCCGAGTTCCACAGAGAATTTCCGAGTGCAACGGTAAAGATATTTACAGGAAACTCCCACGATGTTGAGGAGGGGTTGATATCCGGAGTTCTTAACTTAGGCATAATAGAAAGGGAGCCCTCCGGAAAGTTTGTTAGCGTTCCGTGGCTTGAGGACGAGATAGTGTTCTTTACTTATCCACAGAATCCCATAGCTGACGCCGGGGAGATAGAACCCGAGGACCTGTACCATATAGACCTCGTCATGAGAGAGATGAACTCGGGAACAAGAAAGATAGTGAAGGAAACCTTGGAGAAACTCGGCATAGTCTTTGAGAAGCTAAACATAAAGATAGAAGCCAACAACAGCAGAACTATTCTGCATATAGTCAAGAGCGGTTACGGCTCCTCCTTCCTTTCAAAAGGTTTAATGATAAGAGAGATAGAGAGGGGTCAGGTAGTTCCCGTCAAGATAAAGGGATTTAAAGTCAAGAGAAGGTTCAACATAATTTACCCTAAAACCTCCAATATAACGTTTTTAGCGAGTAACTTCGTTAAGTTCATCATGTCCAAAACTCAGGAAAACATCCCGGAGCACGTATAA
- a CDS encoding ATPase domain-containing protein, whose amino-acid sequence MGRLSTGIKGLDKVLYGGFLKQKAYLISGGPGAGKTTFCLHFLEEGSRKGENCLFISLGEREKQIRENAKDLGLKLKKVYFLDLSPSSDYFVNLESYDIFSPAEVEKEPVANAIKEAVESYKPKRVVIDSLTQFRYLATDVFQFRKEVLSLLRYLADNGATVVFTSEASQETPDDDLRFLSDGVIDLFVGEDYRYLVVRKFRGSEFLSGTHTYEIKTGKGVVVYPRLHFESVQPTFGNFEKLSFGVPEIDELLYGGIERSTVSIVAGPSGTGKTTLCMQFLKEASGRGERSVLYTFEEAPAKIINRCEQVNIPAKHMVEKGTLEIVYVPPNIYTADAFAEMVKEDVEKNKTQIVMIDSTSGYDEAIIGKKNLPYLFNLCKYLSLNGVTVLLPTEVKNITGDFVISNYDISYVADNILFLRYIEVKGQLRRTIGVLKKRLSNFEKTLREFEITQYGIKVGEPLRNLENILTGTPRLIDEKEQRS is encoded by the coding sequence ATGGGAAGGTTATCAACAGGGATTAAAGGTTTAGATAAGGTTCTGTACGGGGGATTCCTGAAGCAGAAAGCCTACTTGATTTCTGGTGGTCCGGGAGCAGGCAAAACTACATTCTGCCTCCACTTCCTTGAGGAAGGGAGCAGGAAAGGAGAGAACTGTCTATTTATAAGTCTTGGTGAAAGGGAAAAACAGATAAGGGAAAACGCCAAAGACCTCGGCTTAAAGCTCAAAAAGGTTTACTTCTTGGACCTCAGTCCATCATCAGACTACTTCGTTAACCTTGAGAGCTACGATATATTTTCTCCGGCAGAGGTTGAGAAGGAACCTGTTGCCAACGCTATAAAGGAGGCCGTAGAAAGCTACAAACCAAAGAGGGTAGTCATTGACTCCCTGACCCAATTCAGGTATCTGGCAACAGACGTATTCCAGTTCAGAAAGGAAGTTCTCTCTCTACTCAGATACCTGGCGGATAACGGAGCCACGGTTGTCTTCACCTCGGAAGCAAGCCAAGAAACTCCAGACGATGACCTCAGATTCTTGAGTGATGGCGTGATAGACCTCTTTGTCGGTGAGGATTACAGATACTTAGTGGTTAGAAAGTTCAGAGGTTCTGAATTCTTGTCGGGAACCCACACCTATGAAATAAAGACAGGTAAAGGAGTTGTGGTTTATCCGCGCCTGCACTTTGAAAGCGTTCAGCCTACCTTTGGAAATTTTGAGAAGCTCTCCTTTGGAGTACCAGAAATAGATGAGCTTCTCTACGGAGGGATAGAGAGGTCAACTGTTTCTATCGTGGCAGGTCCTAGTGGAACTGGGAAAACCACCCTCTGCATGCAGTTTCTAAAGGAAGCTTCGGGAAGGGGAGAGCGCTCGGTTCTTTATACCTTTGAAGAAGCCCCAGCAAAGATAATAAACAGATGTGAACAGGTCAATATCCCTGCAAAACACATGGTTGAAAAGGGCACACTGGAAATAGTGTATGTTCCTCCAAATATCTACACAGCAGACGCTTTTGCAGAAATGGTTAAGGAGGACGTGGAGAAGAATAAAACCCAAATAGTCATGATTGATTCTACTTCAGGGTACGATGAGGCAATAATAGGAAAGAAAAACTTACCCTATCTGTTCAACCTGTGTAAATATCTGTCTCTGAACGGAGTAACTGTCCTGCTTCCGACAGAGGTAAAGAATATCACCGGTGATTTTGTAATATCTAACTACGACATAAGCTATGTCGCAGACAACATCTTATTCCTTAGATACATAGAGGTAAAGGGTCAACTCAGGAGAACTATAGGTGTGTTGAAAAAGCGGTTAAGCAACTTTGAAAAAACATTGAGGGAATTTGAGATTACTCAATACGGCATAAAGGTTGGAGAACCCCTTCGCAACCTTGAAAATATACTCACAGGAACACCAAGACTTATAGATGAGAAGGAGCAGCGGAGTTGA
- a CDS encoding gluconokinase has product MVEELAKSLGGALVQTHTSWVIILKDIVYKVKKPVNFGFLDYSTLEKRKENCDKEVVLNRRLCPWVYIGVVPISEVGGKWRIEDDRNVVEYAVKMRRIPDKRLLLNRLGETTAEDMVKVARVVAEFHLSADRVDEFGKPEVMKFNTDENFMQTEKYIGTTIMKEDYEFIKDRTDRFYETYEELFYKRIKEGRIRDGHGDIRLEHVAFLEEGVCIFDCIEFNDRFRYGDVLNDMCFLSMELDFFGREDLRGVYEEEYLKRTKDPEFSIFLPFFKCYRAYVRGKVTSFLLDDPHVPEEEKEKAKEKARKLFKLARRYAQEIKLT; this is encoded by the coding sequence ATGGTGGAAGAGCTTGCAAAGAGTTTGGGTGGAGCACTCGTCCAGACACACACCTCCTGGGTGATTATCCTAAAGGATATAGTTTACAAGGTCAAGAAACCCGTGAATTTTGGCTTCCTGGACTATTCAACCCTTGAGAAGAGGAAGGAGAACTGCGATAAGGAAGTTGTCCTCAACAGGAGGCTCTGCCCGTGGGTTTACATCGGAGTAGTTCCCATAAGCGAGGTCGGTGGTAAGTGGAGGATAGAGGACGATAGGAACGTTGTTGAGTATGCTGTGAAGATGAGGAGGATACCCGATAAAAGGCTGCTTCTTAACAGACTTGGCGAGACAACAGCTGAGGATATGGTTAAGGTGGCAAGGGTCGTGGCTGAGTTTCACCTTTCGGCAGACAGGGTGGACGAGTTCGGAAAACCAGAGGTGATGAAGTTTAACACGGACGAGAACTTTATGCAGACAGAGAAGTACATAGGGACAACTATAATGAAGGAGGATTACGAATTCATCAAGGATAGGACTGACCGGTTCTATGAGACCTATGAAGAGCTCTTCTACAAACGTATAAAGGAGGGGAGGATAAGGGACGGACACGGGGATATAAGGCTTGAGCACGTTGCCTTTTTGGAGGAGGGAGTATGCATCTTTGACTGTATAGAGTTTAACGACCGCTTCAGGTATGGAGATGTCCTCAATGATATGTGCTTTCTATCAATGGAGCTGGACTTCTTCGGAAGGGAGGACCTCAGAGGGGTTTATGAAGAGGAATACTTAAAGAGAACTAAAGACCCTGAGTTCAGCATATTTCTTCCCTTCTTCAAGTGCTACAGAGCCTATGTGAGGGGAAAAGTTACGAGCTTCCTCTTAGACGATCCTCACGTACCGGAGGAGGAAAAGGAAAAGGCTAAGGAAAAGGCGAGGAAGCTCTTCAAGCTCGCCAGAAGGTATGCACAGGAGATAAAGCTTACATAA
- a CDS encoding response regulator, producing the protein MKKVLLLNKNRKNLEILSDFLKKHNFESYLAHDYETLKGFIEKGDFEVALIDISGFDTRIWDYTKALQDKGIPFVLISTATKGKDDTQLVGRGAGAILAKPLSPKRLLEVINALIV; encoded by the coding sequence TTGAAGAAGGTCTTGCTTCTGAACAAAAACAGAAAGAACCTTGAAATACTCTCTGACTTTCTGAAAAAGCACAACTTTGAATCCTATTTAGCTCACGATTATGAAACCTTAAAGGGTTTTATTGAAAAGGGAGATTTTGAAGTGGCTCTCATAGATATAAGCGGATTTGATACAAGAATTTGGGACTACACAAAGGCTCTGCAGGACAAAGGGATACCCTTCGTTTTGATCTCCACAGCTACTAAAGGTAAAGACGATACCCAGCTTGTAGGAAGGGGTGCCGGAGCTATCCTTGCGAAACCCCTATCACCTAAGAGGCTCTTAGAAGTGATAAATGCTTTAATTGTATGA
- a CDS encoding SAM hydrolase/SAM-dependent halogenase family protein, protein MIALLTDFGTRDGFVGAMKGVILSINPGVQIVDISHEVEPFNILEGALLLKAHYRYFPKGTVFVAVVDPGVGSERKPVALKVGEYFFVGPDNGVFDLVVRELEGPPSAVVLENEKYQLPRVNNTFHGRDIFAPAAAYISKGTPLEEFGRRIDYELKLSFPEVKREENTLRGEIIHFDRFGNAVTNIPCGSYSHGEFRGENLKVVPFFQAGESEKLNLICGSFGLMELFTPMGNAREKFGLRLGEEVKVWLS, encoded by the coding sequence ATGATAGCTCTTCTGACCGACTTCGGGACACGGGACGGTTTCGTGGGAGCTATGAAAGGCGTTATTCTCTCCATAAACCCCGGTGTTCAGATAGTTGATATATCCCACGAGGTTGAACCCTTCAACATCCTGGAGGGAGCACTCCTTCTAAAAGCCCACTACAGATACTTCCCGAAGGGAACCGTCTTCGTTGCCGTGGTTGACCCCGGTGTGGGCTCTGAGAGGAAGCCCGTAGCCCTGAAGGTTGGTGAGTATTTCTTCGTCGGACCCGACAACGGAGTATTTGACCTTGTAGTTAGAGAGTTAGAAGGACCGCCTTCGGCGGTGGTTTTAGAGAATGAAAAGTATCAACTACCGAGGGTGAACAACACCTTCCACGGGAGGGACATCTTCGCTCCCGCCGCCGCTTACATATCCAAGGGAACCCCTTTAGAGGAGTTCGGTAGGAGGATAGACTACGAGCTTAAGCTCAGCTTCCCGGAAGTCAAGAGAGAGGAAAACACGCTAAGAGGTGAGATAATTCACTTTGACAGGTTCGGAAACGCTGTAACCAACATTCCCTGCGGGAGCTACTCCCATGGAGAGTTCAGAGGGGAGAACTTAAAGGTAGTTCCCTTCTTTCAGGCAGGGGAGAGTGAGAAACTGAATTTAATCTGTGGGAGTTTCGGTTTAATGGAGCTCTTCACTCCGATGGGAAACGCAAGGGAGAAATTTGGGCTACGGCTCGGAGAGGAGGTTAAGGTTTGGCTCTCCTGA